Proteins encoded within one genomic window of Fusobacterium simiae:
- a CDS encoding EutN/CcmL family microcompartment protein, giving the protein MFLAKIVGKIVSVTKNEGLHGKKILIAVPINMNDEVIGGEIISLDNVGAGIGDKVLIATGSVARFAFDDEKDYPIDSAIISIVDSVEQS; this is encoded by the coding sequence ATGTTTCTAGCAAAAATAGTAGGAAAAATCGTATCTGTAACAAAAAATGAAGGCTTACATGGGAAAAAGATATTGATTGCAGTACCAATCAATATGAATGATGAAGTTATTGGAGGAGAAATAATTAGCCTTGATAATGTAGGGGCTGGGATAGGAGATAAGGTTCTCATAGCAACAGGTAGTGTTGCAAGGTTTGCTTTTGATGATGAAAAAGACTATCCAATAGATTCTGCAATAATTTCAATAGTTGACAGTGTAGAACAATCCTAG
- a CDS encoding flavoprotein — MELEKIIEYIVQEVIKKINSQNLIDDFSPKEKILAVINGSTNNLEQIVLELKKISKNYDLSLVFSEVATNIIDENIFSEFHIIKDFSIKNYDEILNKNNIILLPLLTKNTVAKLVVGIRDNAVTNLVSKALLLEKKVIAAYDSCIVNNEVPYAKLINSNVERLKNYGLIFVQAKELADYMLNKKDFEINSLREKNVITSNDLKDLYNKKIIISKNTVVTTLAMERAKENKIVFEEK; from the coding sequence ATGGAACTAGAAAAAATTATTGAATATATAGTACAAGAAGTTATAAAAAAAATAAATTCTCAAAATTTGATTGATGATTTCAGTCCAAAAGAAAAAATTTTAGCTGTGATAAATGGAAGCACTAATAACTTAGAGCAAATAGTTTTAGAGCTTAAAAAGATTTCAAAAAATTATGATTTAAGTTTAGTTTTTTCTGAGGTGGCAACTAATATCATAGATGAGAATATATTTTCAGAATTTCATATAATAAAAGATTTCTCAATTAAAAATTATGATGAAATTTTAAATAAAAACAATATTATACTTCTTCCACTACTTACAAAAAATACAGTTGCAAAGCTAGTTGTTGGGATAAGAGATAATGCTGTTACAAACTTAGTTTCAAAGGCTTTATTGCTAGAAAAAAAAGTGATTGCAGCCTATGATTCTTGTATAGTAAATAATGAAGTTCCTTATGCAAAGCTAATAAATTCAAATGTTGAGAGATTAAAAAACTATGGACTTATCTTTGTACAGGCTAAGGAATTGGCAGACTATATGTTGAATAAAAAAGATTTTGAAATAAACTCTTTAAGAGAAAAGAATGTAATAACATCTAATGACCTTAAAGATTTATATAATAAAAAAATTATTATTTCTAAGAATACTGTTGTAACTACTTTGGCAATGGAAAGAGCTAAGGAAAATAAAATAGTGTTTGAAGAAAAATAG